In Novosphingobium kaempferiae, the DNA window CTGCATGGCGGGGGAGTGGTGGTTGCCAGGCACCCAGAGCACCCCGCCCGAAGTCGCGGTGGTGCCGCCGAACACGGCCTCCTTCTCCACCACCAGCACGTCGAGCCCGGCGCGGCGCGCGGTGACGGCGGCGGTAAGGCCGGCGGCGCCGGTGCCTGCGATGAGAACGTCGACGGTCCTGTCTGAAGTCGTCATGCGCTTATCTTCTCCATGGCAGCGTTTCGCCCTGCGATGCGGCCGAAGACGACGGCGTTGCCGATCGAGGCACCGCCCGCCGCGTAGCATTGTCCGAACATGCCGCCGGTGGTCTCCCCGGCGGCGTAGAGGCCCGGCACCGGGCGGTCGTCGGCACCCAGCACGCGCGCCTCGGTGTCGATGCGGATGCCGGTACCGGTCCAGCAGATGATGCCGGGGCGGATGTGCGCGGCGTAGAACGGTCCCTGAGAAACGCTGCGCAACATGGCCGAGGGCTTGAAGTAGTCGGCATCCTCGCCCGCCTGGACCAGCGCGTTGTAGCGCTCGGCGGTGGCAGCAAGGCGCGTGGTAGGAAGTCCCAGCTTGTCGGCCAGTTCCTCTAGCGTCGGCGCACTGACGAGTGTTCCGGCCTCGACGTGTTCGAGCAGGCGATCCGCCGCCCAGCTTGGCGCAGGGCGGTATTGCGTGGTCTTCGAGGCAAGGCGCGATGTCTCGTCGAAGATCGCGTAGCAGTCCTTGCCCGGCTGTTCGTCGAGCACGGCGGCGAGCACCGAGTATTCTATGGTCTCGTCGATGAAGCGGCGTCCCTCGCGGTTCACCATCATCAGCCAGCCGGGGAGGTAGCTCTCGAGGTCTCTGGCGAAACCGGGCGTGATGAGCAGCAGGCCGCGGTTCGCCTGGCTCAACTGCCCCTCGACCTGCGCGGCAAGGGCAATTCCGTCGCCCCGGCAGGTCGGCGCGCCGATGTACCAGTGCAGGTCGCCATAGCGCGCGGCGTCGGGATAGTGCCGAGCCAGCATCTCGGGATTGGCGCCGAAGCCGCCGGTGGCGATCACCGTCGCGGCGCTGCGCACGGGCTGGCCATCGACGACGATGCCGCAGACGCG includes these proteins:
- a CDS encoding FAD-dependent oxidoreductase, whose protein sequence is MSDGDDLDYDVIVIGTGAAGLSAAALAAENGASVLMVEAADRTGGSSALSGGVFYAAGTSLQREAGLADDTAEAMYHYYMTLNQYKLEPALVRRLCEQSAVAFEWLREIGVGFTTDNLYASGVDKVRRGHRATGDGAGIVEGLEGFLSGRSVETALETRVESLLVEQGRVCGIVVDGQPVRSAATVIATGGFGANPEMLARHYPDAARYGDLHWYIGAPTCRGDGIALAAQVEGQLSQANRGLLLITPGFARDLESYLPGWLMMVNREGRRFIDETIEYSVLAAVLDEQPGKDCYAIFDETSRLASKTTQYRPAPSWAADRLLEHVEAGTLVSAPTLEELADKLGLPTTRLAATAERYNALVQAGEDADYFKPSAMLRSVSQGPFYAAHIRPGIICWTGTGIRIDTEARVLGADDRPVPGLYAAGETTGGMFGQCYAAGGASIGNAVVFGRIAGRNAAMEKISA